One Methylobacterium oryzae DNA window includes the following coding sequences:
- a CDS encoding sigma-54-dependent transcriptional regulator, which produces MSADILIVDDEADIRDLVAGILDDEGHRCRTAGGSDEALAAIEARRPHLVFLDIWLQGSRLDGLQVLDLIKAANPDLPVVMISGHGNIETAVSAIKAGAYDFIEKPFKADRLILVAERALEASRLRREVRDLTARSGATNRIVGTSLAINQLRQTLDRVAPTNARVMITGALGAGKELAARSLHKASARSNGPFVLLNAAAILPETMEAELFGVEGESGRRVGALEEAHGGTLYLDEVADMPRETQNRILRVLVDQNFQRVGGTTRVHVDVRIISSSSRDLQEEIAAGRFREDLFHRLSVVPIRVPALSERREDVPELIQFFMDNISSQTGLPKRRIAEDAMAVLQSHNWPGNVRQLKNNVERLMILTQADPEQEVTSEMLPSEIGALVPTTPGGAGGEKLMSLALREAREIFEREYLVAQIARFSGNISRTAEFIGMERSALHRKLKSLGIGP; this is translated from the coding sequence ATGAGCGCCGATATCCTGATCGTCGACGACGAGGCCGACATCCGCGACCTCGTCGCCGGGATCCTGGACGACGAGGGCCACCGCTGCCGCACGGCCGGCGGCTCGGACGAGGCGCTCGCCGCCATCGAGGCGCGCCGGCCGCACCTCGTCTTCCTCGACATCTGGCTGCAGGGCTCCCGGCTCGACGGCCTGCAGGTGCTCGACCTGATCAAGGCCGCGAACCCCGACCTGCCGGTGGTGATGATCTCGGGCCACGGCAACATCGAGACCGCGGTCTCGGCCATCAAGGCGGGCGCCTACGACTTCATCGAGAAGCCGTTCAAGGCCGACCGGCTGATCCTGGTGGCCGAGCGGGCGCTGGAGGCCTCCCGGCTCCGGCGCGAGGTCCGCGACCTGACGGCGCGCTCCGGCGCCACCAACCGCATCGTCGGCACGTCGCTCGCCATCAACCAGCTGCGCCAGACCCTCGACCGGGTGGCGCCGACGAACGCCCGGGTGATGATCACCGGGGCGCTGGGCGCCGGCAAGGAGCTCGCGGCGCGCAGCCTGCACAAGGCCTCGGCCCGCTCGAACGGCCCGTTCGTGCTCCTCAACGCGGCGGCGATCCTGCCCGAGACCATGGAGGCCGAGCTGTTCGGGGTCGAGGGCGAGAGCGGCCGGCGGGTCGGCGCCCTGGAGGAGGCCCACGGCGGCACCCTCTACCTCGACGAGGTCGCCGACATGCCGCGGGAGACCCAGAACCGGATCCTGCGCGTCCTCGTCGACCAGAACTTCCAGCGGGTCGGCGGCACGACGCGGGTCCACGTCGATGTCCGCATCATCTCCTCGTCCTCCCGGGACCTTCAGGAGGAGATCGCCGCCGGCCGCTTCCGCGAGGACCTGTTCCACCGCCTGTCGGTGGTGCCGATCCGGGTCCCGGCCCTGTCGGAGCGCCGGGAGGACGTGCCCGAGCTGATCCAGTTCTTCATGGACAACATCTCGTCCCAGACCGGCCTGCCCAAGCGCCGGATCGCCGAGGACGCCATGGCGGTGCTGCAGTCGCACAACTGGCCGGGGAACGTGCGCCAGCTCAAGAACAACGTCGAGCGGCTGATGATCCTGACCCAGGCCGACCCGGAGCAGGAGGTCACCTCGGAGATGCTGCCCTCCGAGATCGGCGCCCTGGTGCCGACGACGCCGGGCGGCGCGGGCGGCGAGAAGCTGATGAGCCTCGCGCTCCGGGAGGCCCGCGAGATCTTCGAGCGCGAGTACCTCGTGGCGCAGATCGCGCGGTTCTCGGGCAACATCTCGCGCACCGCCGAGTTCATCGGCATGGAGCGCTCGGCCCTGCACCGCAAGTTGAAGTCCCTCGGCATCGGCCCGTGA
- a CDS encoding sensor histidine kinase NtrY-like: MPFLRRSRTEEGPASVPERGADGAGQDAVQQDAVQPAADQRDADQRDAGTPAGPEASQPSGTPLAESLRPGPRGPGWIGAAMVITALVSALATFLILAGVIRVTPTPAYGVTLLAINAALVLGLAVIIAWEARVFLHARKANAAVARLHTRIVGLFSLIAILPTILLAVVASVTIDRGLSLGFTDRVRDVVLKSVEVADAYQENQCQSLAREIRILADDLTRARPNFDVNRDWFQTFLTTRATNLGLPVAQIMRGPTEVVARAKIDVLKTNRLPSAAAFEDAANSADPICLLPTEGRVFAALLRMPAYDDAVLMVQREVSQLAIEFPGVSRAAAAEYLTYDSLRRSIQITFASVFLLIALIALLSAVWFGMNFANRFVAPIRRLINAADQVASGNFYAQVPTKKTSGDLAHLGESFNKMTQELRRQHAGLIAASDLIDTRRRFTEAVLSGVSPGVIGLDAAGFVTIANPAAERMLDLASDALVGEPLARAVPELAPVLAESEARPRSLQQQQVQLTRSRGERTITVRVTSEQAQGASRGSVVTLDDITDLVQAQRSSAWGDVARRIAHEIKNPLTPIQLSAERIRRKYGKVITADKEVFDQCTATIVRQVDEIKRMVDEFSAFARMPKPAIAPNDLTEIAKQNLFMMRVAHPDIDFAFSAQGGAGSAEKIVAAFDIRLLSQVITNILKNAVEAVAEVPEAELGKGKISLNLAVEDGFAVIAVTDNGKGFPAEGRQRLLEPYMTTREGGTGLGLAIVSKVLEEHGGGIELNDNPAGRGGQVRMRVPREHGPEPAAAAPETSPVTTEEKGAAPTAPRIAEMHA, translated from the coding sequence ATGCCGTTCCTGAGACGCTCACGGACAGAGGAAGGCCCCGCGTCGGTCCCCGAGAGGGGTGCCGACGGGGCGGGCCAGGACGCGGTCCAGCAGGACGCTGTCCAGCCGGCCGCGGATCAGCGGGACGCGGATCAGCGGGACGCGGGCACGCCCGCGGGCCCCGAGGCGTCCCAGCCGTCCGGCACGCCCCTGGCGGAATCGCTGCGGCCGGGCCCGCGCGGTCCCGGCTGGATCGGCGCCGCCATGGTGATCACCGCCCTGGTCTCGGCGCTCGCGACCTTCCTGATCCTGGCCGGGGTGATCCGGGTGACGCCGACGCCGGCCTACGGCGTGACGCTGCTGGCCATCAACGCCGCCCTGGTGCTCGGCCTCGCGGTCATCATCGCCTGGGAGGCGCGGGTCTTCCTGCACGCCCGCAAGGCCAACGCCGCGGTGGCGCGCCTGCACACCCGCATCGTCGGCCTGTTCTCGCTGATCGCGATCCTGCCGACGATCCTGCTCGCCGTGGTCGCCTCGGTGACGATCGACCGGGGCCTGTCGCTCGGCTTCACCGACCGGGTCCGGGACGTGGTGCTGAAATCCGTGGAGGTGGCCGACGCCTACCAGGAGAACCAGTGCCAGAGCCTCGCCCGCGAGATCCGCATCCTCGCCGACGACCTCACCCGGGCCCGGCCGAACTTCGACGTGAACCGGGACTGGTTCCAGACCTTCCTGACCACCCGGGCGACCAATCTCGGCCTGCCGGTGGCGCAGATCATGCGCGGCCCCACCGAGGTGGTGGCCCGGGCCAAGATCGACGTCCTGAAGACGAACCGCCTGCCCTCGGCGGCGGCCTTCGAGGACGCGGCGAACTCCGCCGATCCGATCTGCCTCCTGCCCACCGAGGGCCGGGTCTTCGCCGCGCTGCTGCGCATGCCGGCCTACGACGACGCCGTGCTGATGGTGCAGCGGGAGGTGAGCCAGCTCGCCATCGAGTTCCCCGGCGTGTCCCGGGCGGCGGCGGCCGAGTACCTCACCTACGATTCGCTGCGCCGCTCGATCCAGATCACCTTCGCGTCGGTGTTCCTGCTGATCGCGCTGATCGCGCTGCTCTCGGCCGTCTGGTTCGGCATGAACTTCGCCAACCGGTTCGTGGCGCCGATCCGGCGGCTGATCAACGCCGCCGACCAGGTGGCGTCGGGCAATTTCTACGCCCAGGTGCCGACCAAGAAGACCAGCGGCGACCTCGCCCACCTGGGCGAGAGCTTCAACAAGATGACCCAGGAGCTGCGCCGCCAGCACGCCGGCCTGATCGCCGCGAGCGACCTGATCGACACCCGCCGCCGCTTCACCGAGGCCGTGCTGTCGGGGGTCTCGCCCGGGGTGATCGGTCTCGACGCGGCGGGCTTCGTCACCATCGCCAACCCCGCCGCCGAGCGGATGCTCGACCTCGCGAGCGACGCCCTGGTCGGCGAGCCGCTGGCCCGCGCGGTGCCGGAGCTCGCGCCGGTGCTGGCCGAGAGCGAGGCGCGCCCGCGCAGCCTGCAGCAGCAGCAGGTCCAGCTCACCCGGTCCCGGGGCGAGCGCACCATCACGGTGCGGGTCACGAGCGAGCAGGCGCAGGGGGCGTCCCGCGGCTCGGTGGTGACGCTCGACGACATCACCGACCTCGTCCAGGCGCAGCGCAGCTCCGCCTGGGGCGACGTGGCGCGCCGCATCGCCCACGAGATCAAGAACCCGCTGACCCCGATCCAGCTCTCCGCCGAGCGGATCCGCCGCAAGTACGGGAAGGTCATCACCGCCGACAAGGAGGTGTTCGACCAGTGCACCGCCACGATCGTGCGCCAGGTGGACGAGATCAAGCGCATGGTCGACGAGTTCTCGGCCTTCGCGCGGATGCCGAAGCCCGCCATCGCGCCGAACGACCTCACCGAGATCGCCAAGCAGAACCTGTTCATGATGCGGGTCGCGCACCCGGACATCGACTTCGCGTTCTCGGCCCAGGGCGGCGCGGGCAGTGCGGAGAAGATCGTGGCGGCCTTCGACATCCGGCTGCTCAGCCAGGTGATCACCAACATCCTCAAGAACGCCGTCGAGGCGGTGGCCGAGGTGCCGGAGGCCGAGCTCGGCAAGGGCAAGATCAGCCTGAACCTCGCCGTCGAGGACGGGTTCGCGGTGATCGCCGTCACCGACAACGGCAAGGGATTCCCGGCCGAGGGGCGCCAGCGCCTGCTCGAGCCCTACATGACCACCCGCGAGGGTGGAACCGGGCTGGGGCTTGCTATCGTCAGCAAGGTGCTCGAGGAGCACGGCGGCGGGATCGAGCTGAACGACAATCCCGCCGGCCGCGGCGGCCAGGTCCGGATGCGGGTCCCGCGCGAGCACGGGCCCGAGCCGGCGGCGGCGGCCCCCGAGACCAGTCCCGTCACGACAGAGGAGAAGGGCGCCGCGCCGACGGCCCCCCGGATCGCGGAGATGCACGCATGA
- the hfq gene encoding RNA chaperone Hfq: MAGERAQNLQDTFLNHVRKNKIPLTIFLVNGVKLQGVVTWFDNFCVLLRRDGHSQLVYKHAISTIMPGHPVQLFEPDETAEKA; this comes from the coding sequence ATGGCGGGCGAACGCGCACAGAACCTTCAGGACACCTTTCTCAACCATGTCCGCAAGAACAAGATTCCGCTGACCATCTTCCTCGTCAACGGCGTCAAGCTGCAGGGCGTGGTGACGTGGTTCGACAATTTCTGCGTGCTGCTGCGCCGGGACGGGCACTCGCAGCTGGTCTACAAGCACGCGATCTCCACGATCATGCCGGGCCACCCGGTGCAGCTGTTCGAGCCGGACGAGACCGCCGAGAAGGCGTGA